Proteins encoded together in one Candidatus Poribacteria bacterium window:
- a CDS encoding amidohydrolase family protein encodes MLKIIDTHQHLWDTENLDYPWLEGFDLLGKRYTAEDYREAIGNLNVVKSVHVEGDPAEADVVKEVEWLTQISETDGMIGTIAAAAPLEKPNAEAILEQLAEFPLVVGIRRMAWHHPDPQFYAMPELIQGVKRLAKFNLSFELCANALQLPAAIALVQATPDVRHALNHCGGPDIKGRQFEPWAAHIRELAAFENVHCKVSGIVTTASEHWTPEELKPYIQHLVETFGYERLMFGSDWPVCTIAATYQEWVESLLWAISDASDTEKDKLFYENASEFYNPLP; translated from the coding sequence ATGTTGAAAATTATTGATACACACCAACACCTTTGGGATACCGAGAACTTGGACTATCCGTGGCTGGAAGGGTTTGATCTGTTAGGAAAGCGTTACACAGCAGAAGACTATCGCGAGGCGATTGGGAACCTTAACGTCGTTAAATCCGTTCATGTTGAAGGCGATCCCGCCGAAGCGGATGTCGTCAAAGAGGTCGAGTGGTTAACGCAAATCTCAGAGACAGACGGTATGATAGGGACGATAGCGGCGGCAGCACCCCTTGAGAAACCCAACGCTGAGGCTATTCTTGAACAACTCGCTGAATTTCCGCTTGTTGTCGGTATCCGTCGAATGGCGTGGCATCATCCCGACCCGCAGTTTTATGCGATGCCTGAACTCATTCAGGGTGTAAAGCGACTGGCAAAGTTCAATCTCTCCTTTGAACTCTGTGCGAATGCTCTGCAGCTGCCCGCCGCAATTGCGTTAGTGCAAGCAACACCAGATGTCCGGCATGCACTCAATCACTGTGGCGGACCCGATATAAAAGGCAGGCAATTTGAGCCGTGGGCAGCCCATATCCGAGAACTCGCCGCTTTTGAGAACGTCCACTGCAAGGTATCGGGAATTGTGACGACTGCGAGTGAGCATTGGACACCGGAAGAACTGAAGCCGTACATCCAGCATCTCGTGGAGACGTTCGGGTATGAACGGTTAATGTTTGGCAGTGATTGGCCCGTATGCACGATAGCTGCTACCTATCAGGAATGGGTAGAGTCACTTTTATGGGCTATTAGTGATGCTTCAGATAC